From Fundulus heteroclitus isolate FHET01 chromosome 14, MU-UCD_Fhet_4.1, whole genome shotgun sequence, the proteins below share one genomic window:
- the LOC110368470 gene encoding chromosome partition protein Smc-like, which yields MAEAQQEPEEPMEPAKRYEEVAEAVNNANYEDLVEYVDDFSKGRKLKFQKFWKSEWQEQYEEDEIYWKNENISLNIIIEELKKENAKLRTKNEEYLREIQASKILFEEQLATKEAEDAKIMREQQITNEKLSNLLSTESQLFEDFKNEVVNRDEANVRLVKKIKILKQCTIEKTREFESALTLKQQELSQKSKEMKQQKVIDGIKLRVEETAKRNLMKEKKVYEKTIQNLEETICTDKERESILIKRIKQLQMDVKDAKLMCVNRAKMDKEEQNSLYKELSRRNNSIAELKEKEKEKEKQISKLHMKIKELQGSIQSFEREIKGLKKERGHLFDVLKMERSKSAILKVSLDERVKMCEALEDKLEAEKETHAAFNKTLQSKTLAYNVLSAKHKILTTTYNGVKPEIDRCNIKIKQLENKIISMQCDIQNCVDVFHCPRAFFPCFVQLKEKHLDKSKMSLVDTQFEVFHRYINKLKNIFGDTVASQKRDVKNLNKVLYNIQHTQLIDMTRYNAATENYGKLEEEKKTLEIRLRKVETELKIQKHPTISKVKNWINKLFKRKAHPARNFTEEAVIEAAKPPPCLETVLRACSAPATVDTFEPVSDKRCLPSPETSPPSPLLHHVNFIPDSV from the coding sequence ATGGCAGAAGCTCAGCAAGAACCTGAGGAACCAATGGAACCTGCGAAACGTTATGAGGAAGTTGCGGAAGCTGTGAACAATGCTAACTATGAGGATCTTGTCGAATACGTCGATGACTTCTCAAAAGGCAGAAAACTTAAATTTCAGAAATTCTGGAAAAGTGAGTGGCAAGAACAGTACGAAGAGGACGAGATATACTGGAAAAATGAGaacatttctttgaatattatcATCGAGGAGctcaagaaagaaaatgcaaagcTTCGAACGAAAAATGAAGAATATTTGAGAGAAATTCAGGCCTCAAAAATCCTGTTTGAAGAGCAGCTGGCAACCAAAGAAGCTGAAGATGCTAAGATAATGCGTGAGCAACAGATAACAAACGAGAAGCTTTCAAACCTACTCTCTACTGAAAGCCAACTCTTTGAAGACTTCAAGAATGAAGTGGTGAACAGAGATGAAGCTAATGTCAGATTAGTAAAGAAAATCAAGATACTTAAGCAATGCACGATTGAGAAAACAAGGGAATTTGAATCAGCGTTGACTCTTAAGCAACAAGAGCTTAGTCAGAAAAGTAAGGAAATGAAACAGCAGAAGGTGATAGACGGTATAAAATTAAGAGTTGAAGAAACGGCAAAACGTAATctgatgaaggaaaaaaaggtaTATGAGAAAACTATACAGAACCTGGAGGAAACCATTTGTACAGACAAGGAACGAGAGAGCATATTAATAAAAAGGATTAAACAGCTGCAGATGGACGTCAAAGACGCTAAATTGATGTGTGTGAACAGAGCTAAAATGGACAAAGAAGAGCAGAACTCACTCTACAAAGAACTTAGTCGGCGAAACAATTCCATCGCtgagttaaaagaaaaagaaaaagaaaaagaaaaacaaataagtaaATTGCACATGAAAATTAAGGAGCTTCAGGGAAGTATACAGAGCTTTGAGAGGGAAATAAAGGGCCTAAAGAAAGAGAGAGGACATCTTTTCGATGTGCTTAAAATGGAACGGTCCAAAAGTGCTATTTTGAAAGTCAGTCTAGATGAAAGAGTTAAAATGTGTGAGGCTCTGGAAGataagttagaggcagaaaagGAAACACATGCTGCTTTTAACAAGACGCTTCAATCAAAAACCCTTGCATACAATGTTCTCAGCGCGAAACACAAGATCCTGACCACCACTTACAACGGCGTGAAACCAGAGATTGACAGATGCAACATTAAAATCAAACAGCTAGAGAACAAAATCATCTCTATGCAGTGTGACATCCAGAACTGCGTCGATGTTTTTCATTGTCCCAGAGCCTTTTTCCCCTGTTTTGTTCAGCTAAAGGAAAAACACCTGGACAAATCCAAAATGAGCTTAGTCGACACCCAATTTGAAGTGTTTCATCGCTACATTAACAAGCTCAAGAATATATTCGGTGACACCGTCGCTAGTCAAAAGAGAGacgtgaagaatttgaacaaagtGTTGTATAACATACAGCATACCCAGTTGATAGATATGACGCGATACAACGCTGCTACCGAAAATTACGGAAAAttggaagaggaaaagaaaactcTGGAGATTAGGTTGAGAAAAGTGGAGACAGAgcttaaaatacaaaagcatcCTACCATTTCCAAAGTCAAGAACTGGATCAACAAACTTTTCAAACGAAAGGCCCACCCAGCACGAAACTTCACAGAGGAGGCAGTAATCGAAGCGGCCAAGCCCCCTCCTTGCCTTGAGACGGTCCTGCGGGCCTGTTCAGCTCCAGCAACAGTTGACACATTTGAACCTGTGTCGGACAAACGCTGTTTACCTTCACCTGAAACCTCCCCACCAAGTCCCCTCTTACACCATGTGAACTTTATTCCAGACAGTGTCTAG